From one Pyxidicoccus xibeiensis genomic stretch:
- a CDS encoding helix-turn-helix transcriptional regulator yields MPQLPCAYETPDSPDARPSGIDRYFVQGRRFAADMHHHRQWELGLLQAGVVTTETDSRLYTQGAGAHGALFFVPPGAPHAASADPRHLPMLRSLHLEPSVVMRALEGLGPRAVRLPSEVTALEDARAAHSFLRLHQRLGEGATALEWEAWLVEALVDLFARRDGAAVLYPVGLEARAVRRAREYLHAHATERVSLEELSGAVGLSKYHLARVFSRETGLPPHTYQQRLRLTRALPLLRQGAPAGEVAYELGFADQAHFSRTFKDSYGVTPRAYARGA; encoded by the coding sequence ATGCCCCAACTCCCCTGCGCCTACGAGACGCCCGACAGTCCCGACGCCCGGCCCTCCGGCATCGACCGGTATTTCGTCCAGGGCCGTCGCTTCGCGGCGGACATGCACCATCATCGCCAGTGGGAGCTGGGCCTGCTGCAGGCCGGCGTCGTCACCACGGAGACGGACTCTCGCCTCTATACGCAGGGCGCGGGCGCGCACGGCGCGCTCTTCTTCGTCCCGCCCGGGGCCCCTCACGCGGCCTCCGCGGATCCGCGCCACCTGCCCATGCTGCGCAGCCTGCACCTCGAACCCTCCGTGGTCATGCGGGCCCTGGAGGGGCTCGGTCCTCGCGCTGTACGGTTGCCCTCGGAGGTGACGGCGCTGGAGGACGCGCGCGCCGCGCACAGCTTCCTTCGCCTGCACCAGCGCCTGGGAGAAGGCGCGACCGCACTGGAGTGGGAGGCGTGGCTGGTGGAGGCCCTGGTAGACCTCTTCGCCCGACGTGATGGAGCGGCGGTCCTCTACCCCGTGGGACTGGAGGCACGCGCGGTGCGCCGGGCCCGTGAGTACCTGCATGCGCACGCAACGGAGCGCGTGTCGCTGGAGGAGCTGTCCGGTGCGGTGGGGCTGAGCAAGTACCACCTGGCGCGCGTCTTCTCCCGTGAGACGGGCCTGCCGCCCCACACGTACCAGCAGCGATTGCGGCTGACGAGAGCTCTCCCCCTGCTGCGCCAGGGAGCGCCCGCGGGAGAGGTGGCCTATGAGCTGGGCTTCGCGGACCAGGCCCACTTCTCGCGCACCTTCAAGGACTCCTACGGCGTGACACCCCGCGCGTATGCACGCGGCGCTTGA